One window from the genome of Eucalyptus grandis isolate ANBG69807.140 chromosome 7, ASM1654582v1, whole genome shotgun sequence encodes:
- the LOC104453433 gene encoding mechanosensitive ion channel protein 6-like, whose translation MGDSKSDKSHGLRMLRETSIEFWNGSEEEAPAEGPSHLPYRLAAEDPPSRLIGQFLHKQRASGEVLLDMDLEIEELRGGESRGDLPPVADSPPVPQPPRQSQDGSRVSFQPPISTGTGLGTPQRRHKGSPSQGEDGNSVSNREEEVVKCTSSATFQRKSSLLRTKTQSRLMDPPEEPDRRSGQIPQSGQPRSGMLGRAGDEEEDDLFLEEDVPEAFKKAKFSAMTLLQWVSLVLIIGALVCTLAIPGLKHRDLWKLKLWKWEVMVLVLICGRLVSGWMIRLVVFFIERNFLLRKRVLYFVYGIRKAVQNCLWLGLVLIAWHALFDKKVERETNSDWLRYVTKVLVCFLVGTLLWLVKTLIIKVLASSFHVSTYFDRIQESLFNQYVIQTLLGPPVIEIWRTEEEEENFVAELQNLQKAGATVPPDLRAAAFPTKSGMVVGSGVVQRSPQVKNTKLSQGLSGKSEGGITIDHLHKLNPKNVSAWNMKRLINIVRHGFHSTLDERIQDSTEEDESATMIRSENEAKAAARKIFRNVAKPDSKFIYLEDLMRFMRDDEALKTMSLFEGADKCKRISKSCLKNWLVNAFRARRALALTLNDTKTAVKTLHQVVNVIVGIVILIIWLLILGIATTQFLLFLSSQLVLVAFIFGNTCKTIFEAIIFLFVMHPYDVGDRCEIDGVQMVVEEMNIMTTVFLRYDNQKIIYPNSTLATKAIGNYYRSPDMGDAVEFCVHISTPAEKIAAMKHKITSYVDSKKEHWYSSPMIIMKDIEELNKVRIAVWLCHRMNHQNMGEKFERRALLIKEMVKMFRELDIQYRLLPLDINVRAMPASSSARVPPAWANAG comes from the exons ATGGGTGATTCAAAGAGCGACAAGAGTCACGGTTTGAGAATGCTGAGGGAAACCAGCATTGAGTTCTGGAACGGGAGTGAGGAGGAAGCTCCTGCGGAGGGTCCCAGCCACTTGCCGTACCGGCTGGCGGCAGAGGACCCGCCGTCACGGCTGATCGGGCAGTTCCTCCACAAGCAGCGGGCCTCTGGGGAAGTGTTGCTGGACATGGACCTGGAGATAGAGGAGCTGCGTGGTGGCGAGAGCCGGGGGGACTTGCCTCCGGTCGCTGATTCACCGCCGGTGCCACAGCCACCAAGGCAGAGCCAGGACGGCTCGAGGGTGTCCTTCCAGCCGCCCATCTCGACAGGGACTGGGCTTGGTACGCCGCAGAGGCGGCACAAAGGCTCACCGAGCCAGGGGGAAGATGGAAATTCTGTCAGCAACAGGGAAGAGGAGGTCGTGAAATGCACGTCGAGCGCGACTTTCCAGCGGAAGTCAAGCTTGCTCCGCACGAAAACCCAGTCGCGACTGATGGACCCGCCGGAGGAGCCTGACCGGAGATCGGGCCAGATTCCACAGTCAGGCCAACCGCGGTCTGGAATGTTGGGGAGGGCAGgggatgaggaggaggacgacCTCTTCTTGGAAGAAGACGTGCCAGAGGCGTTCAAAAAGGCGAAGTTCAGTGCCATGACTCTGTTACAGTGGGTGAGTTTGGTCTTGATCATTGGTGCTTTAGTTTGTACTCTTGCAATTCCCGGATTGAAGCATAGAGATCTGTGGAAGCTCAAACTGTGGAAGTGGGAGGTCATGGTCTTGGTCTTGATATGTGGGAGGTTGGTCTCTGGGTGGATGATTCGATTAGTTGTGTTCTTCATCGAGAGGAACTTTTTGCTGCGAAAACGGGTTCTGTATTTCGTCTACGGCATTCGAAAAGCAGTGCAGAACTGCCTGTGGTTGGGGCTGGTCTTGATTGCTTGGCATGCTCTGTTCGACAAGAAGGTCGAGAGGGAGACGAACAGTGACTGGCTGAGGTATGTCACCAAAGTGCTGGTGTGCTTCTTGGTGGGGACTCTACTGTGGTTGGTCAAGACGCTGATCATCAAGGTGCTGGCATCGTCGTTCCATGTGAGCACCTACTTTGACCGGATCCAGGAGTCTCTGTTCAATCAGTACGTGATCCAGACGTTGTTGGGTCCGCCTGTGATTGAAATTTGGAGGacggaggaagaggaggagaactTTGTGGCAGAGCTCCAGAATTTACAGAAGGCAGGCGCGACTGTGCCGCCAGATCTAAGGGCAGCGGCTTTTCCGACTAAAAGTGGGATGGTAGTTGGGAGCGGAGTGGTTCAGAGAAGTCCGCAAGTGAAGAACACCAAGCTCTCTCAAGGGCTGTCGGGAAAGAGCGAGGGAGGGATCACAATAGATCACTTGCACAAGCTGAATCCCAAGAATGTGTCTGCCTGGAACATGAAAAGATTGATTAATATCGTGCGGCATGGATTTCACTCAACGTTGGATGAGCGGATACAGGATTCTACTGAAGAGGATGAGTCGGCAACAATGATCAGGAGTGAAAACGAAGCCAAAGCTGCAGCTAGGAAGATCTTTCGAAATGTGGCTAAGCCTGATTCAAA GTTTATCTACTTGGAAGATCTGATGCGGTTTATGAGGgacgatgaagccttgaagacGATGAGTCTCTTTGAAGGAGCTGATAAATGCAAGAGAATCAGCAAGTCGTGCCTGAAGAACTGGCTG GTCAATGCTTTCAGAGCGAGGAGAGCACTTGCCTTGACCTTAAACGACACCAAGACTGCTGTCAAAACGCTGCATCAGGTGGTCAACGTCATAGTCGGGATCGTCATATTGATCATCTGGCTTCTCATCCTGGGGATAGCAACAACCCAGTTCCTGCTCTTTCTCAGTTCACAGCTTGTCCTAGTCGCATTTATTTTCGGGAACACCTGCAAGACCATATTCGAGGCAATCATTTTCTTGTTCGTGATGCATCCATATGATGTGGGCGATAGGTGTGAGATTGATGGAGTCCAG ATGGTTGTGGAAGAGATGAACATTATGACGACTGTGTTTCTGAGGTATGacaatcaaaaaattatataccCAAACAGCACTTTGGCAACGAAGGCCATCGGCAACTATTATCGGAGCCCTGACATGGGAGACGCGGTCGAATTCTGTGTGCACATATCTACCCCAGCGGAGAAGATTGCAGCCATGAAGCATAAGATAACAAG TTATGTCGACAGCAAGAAAGAGCACTGGTATTCCTCGCCTATGATCATAATGAAGGATATAGAAGAACTGAACAAAGTGAGGATCGCCGTGTGGCTGTGCCACAGGATGAACCACCAGAACATGGGGGAGAAGTTCGAGAGGCGAGCCCTCTTGATCAAGGAGATGGTCAAGATGTTCAGAGAGCTTGACATCCAATACCGCCTGCTACCACTCGACATCAATGTCCGCGCAATGCCTGCTTCGAGCTCTGCACGGGTTCCTCCTGCATGGGCAAATGCTGGCTGA
- the LOC104453434 gene encoding uncharacterized protein LOC104453434, with product MASLSGRLKELLKKYGKVALGVHFSVSAASITGLYVAIKSNADVESLFAKLHLPGVSTTAERDPPSSSSSGEFAADEGSVKHDDDRLRPGAIGGEEEGEEKKRNRTAQLAASTGGALTLAILCNKALFPVRAPITIMLTPPLAKFLARRKIIKGNVR from the coding sequence ATGGCGTCGCTGAGCGGCAGGCTCAAGGAGCTCCTCAAGAAGTACGGCAAGGTGGCGCTCGGCGTCCACTTCTCCGTCTCCGCCGCCTCCATCACCGGCCTCTACGTCGCCATCAAGAGCAACGCCGACGTCGAGTCCCTCTTCGCCAAGCTCCACCTGCCCGGCGTCTCCACCACCGCGGAACGCGACcctccgtcgtcgtcgtcgagcGGTGAATTCGCGGCGGACGAGGGCTCGGTCAAGCACGATGACGACCGGCTCCGGCCGGGCGCGAtcgggggggaggaggagggggaggagaagaAGCGTAACCGGACGGCCCAGCTCGCGGCCTCCACCGGCGGCGCCCTGACCCTGGCCATCCTCTGCAACAAGGCGCTGTTCCCCGTCCGGGCCCCGATCACGATCATGCTCACGCCGCCGTTGGCCAAGTTTTTGGCCAGGAGGAAGATCATCAAGGGCAATGTAAGATAG
- the LOC104453435 gene encoding probable protein phosphatase 2C 60, with the protein MLSGLMNFLRSCFRPRSDRYVHAGSDSGGHQDGLLWYKDLGQHLVGEFSMAVVQANALIEDHSQIESGCLSLHESGPYGTFVGIYDGHGGPETSRYVVDNLFQHLKMSTSENQSLSVDVIRKAYQATEEGFLSIVTQLWPTRPQIAAVGSCCLTSIISGGTLYIANLGDSRAVLGRAVKATGEVLAIQLSTEHNACIESIRQELHSTHPDDPHIVVLKHNVWRVKGLIQISRSIGDVYLKKPEFNREPLYAKFRLREPFKRPILSAEPSISVHQLQSHDRFIIFASDGLWEHIGNQEAVDIVQNHPRNGIARRLVKAALQEAAKKREMRYSDLKKIDRGVRRHFHDDITVIVVFLDSNLVSRASLIKSPNVSVRAGGVNLRPNTLAPYCANGTT; encoded by the exons ATGTTATCTGGGTTGATGAACTTTCTGAGGTCCTGTTTCCGGCCGAGGTCAGACCGATATGTTCATGCCGGTTCAGACTCTGGAGGCCACCAAGATGGGCTGTTGTGGTACAAAGACTTGGGGCAACACCTAGTTGGTGAGTTCTCAATGGCCGTTGTCCAGGCCAATGCTTTGATAGAGGATCATAGCCAGATTGAGTCGGggtgtttgagcttgcatgagTCCGGACCTTATGGTACTTTTGTCGGTATATATGATGGACACGGCGGACCCGAGACATCGCGCTATGTTGTTGATAACCTCTTTCAACATCTCAAGA TGTCTACATCAGAGAATCAATCTCTGTCTGTTGATGTGATACGGAAGGCGTACCAAGCCACCGAAGAGGGTTTTCTTTCGATAGTCACCCAGTTATGGCCAACAAGACCACAGATTGCAGCAGTTGGATCTTGCTGCCTTACTAGTATAATTTCTGGTGGAACACTTTACATTGCAAACCTTGGTGATTCACGAGCTGTTCTCGGGAGAGCTGTCAAGGCAACCGGGGAGGTTTTAGCTATCCAGCTGTCAACAGAGCACAATGCTTGCATAGAGTCCATAAGACAGGAACTCCATTCAACGCATCCTGATGACCCACATATCGTTGTTTTAAAGCATAATGTATGGCGTGTTAAGGGCCTTATTCAG ATCTCACGATCTATTGGTGATGTGTACTTGAAGAAGCCTGAATTTAACAGAGAACCTTTATATGCAAAGTTTCGCCTTCGTGAACCTTTCAAAAGACCAATATTAAGTGCAGAACCATCAATTTCAGTGCACCAATTGCAATCGCATGATCGATTCATTATCTTTGCATCTGATGGACTATGGGAGCACATTGGCAACCAGGAAGCAGTTGATATTGTTCAAAATCATCCTCGCAAT GGGATTGCGAGGAGGCTTGTTAAAGCTGCTCTGCAAGAAGCggcaaagaagagagaaatgaggtACTCAGATTTGAAAAAGATTGACCGTGGTGTCCGTCGCCATTTCCATGATGACATTACAGTGATCGTTGTGTTTCTCGACTCCAACCTCGTGAGCAGGGCAAGCTTGATAAAATCCCCCAATGTATCTGTCAGAGCGGGCGGGGTCAACTTGCGCCCCAACACATTGGCTCCATACTGCGCGAATGGTACTACTTGA